The genome window AGCGTAGCGAAGCATCTCTCCCGCTCGGTTCGGTCATTACTACAATGAAGCGGTAGAGATGCTTCGGCAAGCTCAGCATGACGGCCTTATAGGGTCAGTGAAAACTACTCCTAAAAACTACCCCCAACTTTTACTTTCACCCCTTACAGGGAAACCGCCTTTAGTAGCTCCCGCACGGCGTCATCGGTGGTCAGGTTTTCGGCTTCGGCGTTGAAGTTTAGCAGCACCCGGTGGCGCAGTACGGCCGGAGCCAGCGTCTGCAAGTCTTCCAGGGTAGCGGCGAAGCGGCCGTGAATCAGGGCCCGGGCTTTGGCGCATAAAATCAGGGCCTGCCCGGCGCGCGGACCCGCACCCCAGCGGCCGTAGTCGCGGATGAACTTGACTTCTGAGGTAGCCGGACGGGTAGCGCGCACCAGGCGGTTTACCAAGCTCAGCAGCTCCGTACTAATGCTCACTTGGCGCGTAAGCTGCTGGAGCTGGCGCACGTCCTCGCCACCCAGCACGGGCTGCACCTGCTGGCGCACGGTGCCGGTAGTGCCGCTGAGCACGGCCAGCTCTTCCTGCTCCGTGGGGTAACCAATGCGGATGTAGAGCAGAAATCGGTCGAGCTGGGCTTCGGGCAGAGGATAGGTGCCGCTTTGCTCAATCGGGTTTTGCGTGGCCAGCAGGAAGAAGGGCTTGGGCAAGGCGTGCTCCTGGCCGGCATACGTTACGTGGCCTTCCTGCATGGCTTCCAGCAGGGCCGCCTGGGTTTTGGGCGGGGTTCGGTTGATTTCGTCGGCCAGCACGAGGCTGGCGAAAATGGGTCCCTCGTTGAACTTGAAGGAGCGGTGCCCGGTGCCGTGGTCTTCCTCCAGAATCTCGGTACCCAGAATGTCGGTCGGCATCAGGTCGGGAGTGAACTGGATGCGGCGAAAGGGTAGGTCGGTGGCCTGGGCCAGGGTGCGCACCAGCAGGGTCTTGGCCAGGCCCGGCACGCCTTCCAGCAGGGCGTGGCCCCCCGCGAGCAGGGCTACTAATACTTCATCCAGCACCTGCTGCTGGCCCACAATGACCTTCCCGATTTCCTGTTTGAGCTGTGGTATTTTCTGAAGGAGGCGAGTAACGTCTTGTTCGGTCACGGAAACGGCGTTGAAAATCGGGAGAGAAGAAGGATGCGCTGGGACAAAGTCAGATATAGCGCCGCAAGGATGCGTCGGGCCCAGGGTAACGGCTCATTTTATTCGGCCGCTAACCCATAAACTGCCTGATTAGGTAGCGCCCTGCGCCGCAAGTATCTACTTCAAACCGTAATACGCAACCACTCCCGCTGTTTTCATTGGGTTAGGCTAGCTTGCACCTCTTGCTTTCACCGGGCAGCTTACCAAGGTAGTAAGCTGTAGGAGCTAGGTAAGCAGGACGCAAAAGTCAGCTTCCAAATAAACAGACCGTCATGCAGAGGCGGAGCCAAAGCAGCGCGCTGATGCTAGAGTTACTACCTCAATGGCACCACGCGAGCTGCTTCGGCTCCGCCTCTGCATGACGTGCTTGTCTTAACTGTCAACTTAACCCGGCCGGAACAACTAGTGAGACGCTCGTCCTGTCTATTTGCCTGCTAGGTAGTAGGTTATGATTCTACCAGAACCGGTTGGTACACACCACTTGGGCTTTTTTCTTTAACCGCAGGCCCACCAGTACCTCGTGGCTACCGCCGTGGTAGCCCGCCAGTTCGGAAAGACCGGCGTCGTAGGAATAGCCCACCGTCAGCTGCTCGTAGCTTAGCCCCACCATGCCCACCACCGAGTCGAAAGCCCGCCACGATGCGCCAACCCAGAGTAGATCCTGGTACTTGAGCTTGGCGTTGATATCGAGGGAGAGCGGGGCAGGGTTCACGGCCTTCACCAGCACGGAGGGCACCAACGACCAATCGTCGCTGAGGGGCACCCGCACCCCGGCCGTGGCAAAGTAGTGGCGCTTCAGGGTGTTGCCCGTGCCCGTACCTTCCCCGTTGAGCTCGTAGGAGAAGTCGAGCTTGTTGCCCAGCAACTGCGCTCCCGAAATGCCCACGTAGAAGTTAGAGCTGTACACCCACAGGCCAATGGAGCCATCCAACACCCGTGAGGCGGCGCTGCCCGCGTAGGAGGTCGTGTCGTAGAAGCGCAGCTGCTGCCCATCGACGGCAAACTGCTGCATGCCCGCCGACACGCCCAGCGCCGCCCGAATTTTAGGAGTCAGCACCAAGTTGTAGGCGTAGGAAAGGTAGGCGCCGGTGCGGCTCGTGGGGCCGGTTACGTCGCGATACACCATGCCGCCCACCGCATGGAACGGTCGGCGCCGGTCGTGCAGGGTACGTTTGCTGGTGCTGCGCCATTTGCCTAGCGAGGAGCTGGCCGTGAGGTAGTAGGTTTTGGGTGCGCCTTCCAGGCCCGTCCACTGGGTGCGGTAACTGGTTTTCACGTCGATGTAATCCTCCACGCCGGTAGTACCCGGGTTGAGGATGTAGTTATTGTTCATGTACTGGCTGTACTGGGCCTGCTGCTGGGCCAGAGCCGGCCCGGCCGCCAGCAACAGCAGCGGAAGTAGCAGTAGAAGTAGGGCTTTTTTCATAGCAGAAATTGCCGTAAAGTCTTGTCGAAAAAAGTACCCGGCCAGACCTCCTGAGCCCGGCCGGGCGCTTCGTTAATACAGAATGGTAATGGACCCGCTGTAGGACTTGCCCAGCGGACCTTTCGTGACGACCACGTAGTAGTAGGTGCCCACTGGCGCGGGCTGGCCGTTGATGTCGCCGCGCCACTCGTTGGCCCGACCGTAGTTGTTGGCCGAGAATACCCGGTTGCCCCAGCGGTTGAACACGCTGACCGTGTTGTCGGGGAACTGCTCAATGAACTCAATCTGCCAGGTGTCGTCGCGCCCGTCGCCGTTGGGCGAGAAGGCGTTGGGAATGCGGATGGCCGGCCGCACGGTGATAGTCACCTGGTCAGAATCGGCGCAGCCACCGGCCCCGGCCGAGAGGGTGTAGGTCGTTGTTACCCTGGGCGAGGCCACGGGCCGCAAGGAGTCGCCCCGGAAGGTTAGGCCCGCCGCGGGCGTCCAGCGCACGGGGTAGGTACCATCGGCGCGGCCTTCCAGCGTGATGGAGGTACCGGCCAGAATCTCCCGATCGGGCCCTGCATCCACGTCAACTGGTGGCTGAATCTGAACGGGTATGCCATTAGAAACGGCCGTTACGGGCTGGGCGCAGATGTTGGTAGTGCGCAGGCGCAGGGTCACGATCTGGCCCGCGCGCAGGGTAGTGCTGGTGAATACCGGGCCCGTAGCCCCGGCTACGTCACTGCCGTTCACCTGCCACTGATAGGTGGGGGTAGGTCCGGCCTCCGTTACGTTGGCAATGCTGAAGGTAAGCGGGGCGCCCAAGCACACGGGCCCGCCCGGCTGCACCGTAATCGTGAGGGTGGGCTGGGGCGTAGGGGTGCGCGTAACGGTGACCGTGGCCACGGCCGGACCCGTGCTGCACAGCCCCGCCGTGGGCGTCACCTGCACCCGCACTTGGTCGCCGGTTACTACGGTGCTGCTCGTGAAAGTAGGGCCGCTGGCTACGGCCACGTTGTTAACAAACCACTGGAACGTAGGCGCAGTACCCGCATTGGTTGCCACAGCCGTGAAGGGCAACGGTGTGCCGGGACATTGCACGGGCGGGGTAGCCAGGGTCACGGTGGGCGTCACTAGGGGCGTCACCCGAATCGTTACGACGTTGGAAACCGCCGTGGCGCAGGTGCCCGTGCCCGACGTTACCCGCCGCCGGAAGTAGGTAGTGGCTTGCAGCGGACCGGGCGCAAACGTTGGGGTAGTGGCCCCCGCAATAGCCGACCAGTTCGAGTTGTCCGTGGAAGATTCCCACTGGTAGGCAAACGTGCCGGTGCCACCGCTGGCTCCACCGCCGCTGAGCGGATTAGGCGCAGTGCCCGCGCAAACGTCCTGATCGGCGCTGATGCTACCCGCAAGAAGCTCGGGCAGCACCGTCAGCACCACGGAAGGCGAATACTCCGGCCCGCACGCCCCCGATGTTACCCGGCGGCGGAAATACGTAGTAACCGTGAGCGGACCGGGGGCGATGGTTTCGCCGGTGGCACCCGCTACTGCCGTCCAGGTCGAGTTATCCAGCGAAGATTCCCACTGATAGGCAAACGCGCCCGTACCGCCACTGGCGCTGGCTGTGCTGGTGAGCGGGGCCGGGGTGGCCCCGGGGCACACCGTCTGGTTGCTGCCAATGGTACCGGCTGTGAGGGCAGGCAGCACCGTGAGCGTGACAACATTGGAAAAGACCGGCCCGCAGGGCCCGGTAGCTACGCGCCGCCGGAAAAAGGTAGTACCCGTCAGTGGGCCAGAGGCAAAGGTTTCGCCAGTGGCTCCGGCAATAGCCGACCAGTTCGAGTTATCCGTGGATGATTCCCATTGATACGCCAGCGCGCCGGTGCCGCCCGCAGCCGGGGCCGTGCTGGTGAGCGGGGCGGGGGTAGCGCCGGGGCAGAGCGTCTGGTTCGAGCCGATAGTACCGGCTGTCAGGGCGGGCAACACCGTAATCAGGACGGAGGAGGAGTACTCCGGTCCGCAGGCTCCCGACGTAACCCGGCGACGGAAATACGTGCTAGCCGTGAGCGGGCCCGGCGCGTAGTCGGCGCTGGTCGCTCCGGCTATAGCCGTCCAGGTCGAGTTATTCGCCGATGATTCCCACTGGTAAGCGAATGTGCCCGTACCACCGCTGGCCCCGGCTGCGCTGGTGAGCGGGGCCGGCGTTGCACCCGCGCACACAGTTTGGTCGGCGGCAATACTGCCGGCAACAAGCGCGGGTAGCACCGTCAGGGTAACGGCAGGCGAGTACACCGGCCCGCAGGCACCTGACGTCGCGGCCCGCCGGAAGTAAGTAGTAACCGTCAGTGCGCCAGGCGCGAAGGTTTCGCTGGTAGCTCCGGGTATGGCGGTCCAAGTAGTATTGTCCGTGGATGATTCCCATTGATACGCCAGCGCGCCGGTGCCGCCCGCAGCCGGGGCCGTGCTGGTGAGTGGGGCGGGGGTAGCGCCGGGGCACAGCGTCTGGTCCGAGCCGATAGTACCCGCTGTCAGGGCCGGTGCCACGGTGATGGTAACCACATTGGACACAACCGGAGCGCAGGCAGTACCTGAGCTTGCCCGCCGCCGGAAGTAGGTAGTGGCCGTGAGCGTACCGGGCGCAAACGTTGGCCCGTTGGCCCCGTTAATTGAGGCGAAAGTCACATTATCCGCCGACGATTCCCACTGATAGTCAATGGTGCCCGCGCCACCCGTCGCTGGGGTTTCGCTGGTGAGGGGAGCAGGCGTACCACCCGCGCAGATGCTTTGGTTAGCGGCAATGGTACCGGCCACCAAAGCCGGCACCACCGTTATTGTCACAACGTTGGAAGGCGTGGTGGTGCAAGCCCCAGAAAGTACCTGGCGGCGGAAATAGGTAGTAACCGTTAGTGCGCCAGGCGTGAAGGTCTCGCCCGTAGCGCCGGATATGGCCGTGAAAGTGGTGTTATCCGTCGATGATTCCCACTGGTAGGCGAACGTGCCGGTGCCGCCCGTGGCCGGGGCCGTGCTGGTTAAGGGCGCCACGGGGCTGCCGGCGCACACGGTTTGGTTGGCGGCAATGCTGCCCGGCGTCAGGGCGGGCAGAACCGTAATGGCTACCGAAGCGGTAGTGCGGGATTCGCAGTAAGGACCTGACTGGTCAGGCAGCAGCAATTGTACCCGCCGACGGAAATAGGTTGTGCCGACTGGCAGCGAGCTTGGGGGCGTGTAGGTAGGACCATTCGCTCCAGTAATAGCCGTGAAAGTGGTGTTATCCGTCGAGGATTCCCACTGGTACCTAAGCGGCAGGTCGGCGTCGCTGGAAGCACTGGCGATGCTGGTAAGAGTGGCCGGCGCAGTGCCGGCGCACAGTGTCTGAGGTGCCGCAATGCTACCCGGTACCGGCAAGTCCGGTACCTGAATAAGGCCTGGGCTTTCACGGCAAAAGCAGTCGGTTGTGATGCGCAGCGTTACGGTGTAGTTGCCGGGCGTAGCGTACGTATGAACAGGATTCTCTTCGGTTGAGGTAGTGCCGTCGCCAAACGTCCATAGGTACCTCTTATTATCGAAGTCAATGGGCGGGGCCGTGAAAGTAATCTGCCGACAACCCGTTATCTCCGCGCTGGGCCCCACGCGCAGCAAGGAGCTTTGGTTGAAGTTGACCAGGCCCAGGCCACTCAGGCGGCCGCCCAGCTGCAGGCTGTCGTCGGCGTAGCCGACCTTGGCTCCCAGCGAGTCTGGATAGGAGATGAAGCCCAGCGCAGGCTGGTTGTCGCGGGCCACGTAAATCTTGCCATCGGGCGCGGCCTGCAGCGAGCCTAGGTCGGCCGGAGTCTTCTGTTTGAGCGGAATGTCCTGCTTGGTAACTGGCCCGCGGCCGCTGATATCGAATTGCAGCAGCTTGGGCGGGTTGCGCACCGTGGCATAGAGGTAGCTGCCGGGTGAAAACCCCACCCCATAGTATTTCCCTTCGCCGCTGTCCACGATGTACGGAACCTGTGGGTTGGCACTCACTTGGCCCGTGCTGGTATCAAAGCCAAACAGCTCAACGGTGCTGCTGCTGTCGCCTACCACTTCGCTATAGCGGGCCAGGGCCAGCCGCTGGCCATCGGGAGTCACCTTCATCTGGCCTTTGTAGCCCAGGGCCGACACGCTCGGCGCGTGCAGGCTGCCTACCGTGGAGGGAATCGGCGCGTCGATGAGAACCGGACCTACATAGCCGGCTGCTTGCCGCACGCGGTAGGCCAGAAAGGCGTCGCCCCGGTTGTCATTGCCGGACTTGGCGTCGCCCCAGCCGTGCGTAATAACCCAGATATCACAGCCGTTTTTATGAAATACGCCCGTGAGCTTCTCTGCCGTGCCGCGGGCCAGGGGCGTGTTTTTGGTGGCGGCCACCACGGTGCCCGGCCCACCACCCGCGGGAATAGTTATTTCCGAATAGCTCAGGCCCACGGTGCTATTCAAAGTGAAGAGCAGGTAGCGCGTTGGTTGGCCCGGCTGCGGGATGCCCGGCATCTTAAGGGGTAGGGGGCCATCGGTGGTGAAGCGGTTGCCGGCCAGTCCCGTGCCGTTGGTCATCACCGTACCGTCGCCGTTCCAAACGGTTTCGCCGTTGCTGTAAAAAAGGATTTTACCGTCCTTATCCGACATCACCCCCGAGCCGGCGGGCGCATCCATCGCTCCATCAGTGAGTACTTTCGGAAGAGAGTCGGCCGAGGCCTGGTTGAGGTCCAGCCCCGCCTTGAAACCGAAGTACCATGTGTTGGCAAACTTCTCATCGGCCGCGCACTCCGGCGAGGACGGCGTGGTCTGCCCCAGGGTTGTGGTGGTGCCACTCAGCAGCAGCAGCGCCAGCAGCCAGGCTGCCGGACGCATCTGCCCGCTCAAGCGCTGGGTGCAGCCGCGTAGCAGCCGACTAAGCGTGGATATAATAAAGAGCTGATTATGAGTGCGGTACGATAGTTCTGCGCGCATAGTGGGGCAGGTGAGTGGGAGGACGGGGAAGCAGGTAGGCGGTAAAAAAAGTAGCACTAACCGCCTTGCAGAAACGGAGCCTAATGGTCAATTTCTGCAGAAAAGAGCTGCTAGCCGGTTTCAGTAAAGCTACACACTGTTGGCCAGGTTTGTGCAACCTAATGTCCGAATAGTGCTAGACGAAGTTCTTGCCCCTTTACTTCCGCCTCATTGAACTGGAATGCAGTATCCAGGCCCCACAAACAGTCCGGTAGAAGTAGGAGATAGAACCATCATGCCGAGCCGCTCGGGCGCTGACGTTCCCCTAATAAGTAAACGATTGAAGCGGGACACTTAGTATCCGGTTCGGGTGACGAAACATATGCGTCAAACCCAAGCTCAAGTTCCTGCTCTTTTTCAGTTAGAGCCCATCTTAAGTAGGAAGCCCTAGGTCTTGGTTGTTAGTGCGAGCTAGCTAACGGCACAAGCCGCCCTTGCTTGCAGCGGGGCGGTTAAAGCTAGGCCGTGAGGGCGTAGAGGATGATATTAACGCCAAACTTGGTGTTGTCCTCGGCCAGGAAGCGCTTGTTGCGAAAGTCGTAGTCCCACTCGCAGCCGTAGTCTTTGTTGGAGTAGAGCACGGCTAGGCGGCCGTTGATTTCGATGCCCTTTAGGTAGTCGTGTACTAGGTCATCGCCCCAGCCGTTGAGCTCGAAGCCGGTGTTGGGCGGCCCTTCGGGAAACTTGAAGAATTGGGAGTAAATCGGGTGCGTTTTGGGCAATTTCTTTAGCGCCCCGGCCCCAAAGCACACCCGCATCTGCTCCTCGAAAGAGCGGGCAAACAGCCCGTCGATGTCGTGGTTACAGTCGTCCACGAACACGAAGCCGCCGCCGCGTACGTATTGTTCGAAATTCTTTTTTTCCGGAGCCGAGAACTGCACCAGCCGGTGGCCCGAGAGGTAGCAGAAGGGGTAGCGAAATAACTCCGGCGAGTCGAGAGCTACTACCTTTTCCTTGGCATTCACGGGTACCTTGGTGTACTGCACCAAGGAGTGCAGCAGGTTGGCTGGCATCCGCTCATCTACCGCATCCCAGTCGCCGGAGCGGTATTGCAGACGCACGAAGGTGAAAGGAGCGGGCATGAAGGAATCTAGATAGGAAAACGGCCGAAAGACCCCGCCCCGCCCGGAAGGTGGCTTACTAGGGCGGCAACGAAGATAGATTTTTCTCGGGCCCGGCCCCAAAGGGTTGCGTTTTGCAAAGCGCGGCTATACCCCCAAGGGCGTTGGCTTCGTTAGAGCAGGCAAGTGGTTCTTTTATAAACTCCTCACTACCTGCACTATGAAACACGTCCTGATTTTTCTCACGGCCCTGCTACTGGCGACATCGGCCCACGCTCAATTTGGTATCAAAGCTGGTGTCAATGCCGCCGTGCTCGATGGCGACAACCTGGGGTCTACTTCTACCACCTACAAAACCTACTACCACGCCGGCGTCTTCTACGAGGCTGAGCTAATTGGGCCCGTATCCATTCAGCCGGAGCTGTTGTACTCCCTGCAGGGAAGCTCTTTTAAGGATGCCGTCGGGAATTACGATGCCAAGCTACATTACCTCAACCTGCCGGTACTAGCCAAAGTCACGGTTGGACCGGTGTTCGTGGAGGCGGGGCCGCAATTTGGGCTGCTGCTGCGCAAGGATGCCAGCGGCGACCTGAACGTGTCGTCTTCG of Hymenobacter sublimis contains these proteins:
- a CDS encoding AAA family ATPase, with product MTEQDVTRLLQKIPQLKQEIGKVIVGQQQVLDEVLVALLAGGHALLEGVPGLAKTLLVRTLAQATDLPFRRIQFTPDLMPTDILGTEILEEDHGTGHRSFKFNEGPIFASLVLADEINRTPPKTQAALLEAMQEGHVTYAGQEHALPKPFFLLATQNPIEQSGTYPLPEAQLDRFLLYIRIGYPTEQEELAVLSGTTGTVRQQVQPVLGGEDVRQLQQLTRQVSISTELLSLVNRLVRATRPATSEVKFIRDYGRWGAGPRAGQALILCAKARALIHGRFAATLEDLQTLAPAVLRHRVLLNFNAEAENLTTDDAVRELLKAVSL
- a CDS encoding T9SS type B sorting domain-containing protein; this translates as MRAELSYRTHNQLFIISTLSRLLRGCTQRLSGQMRPAAWLLALLLLSGTTTTLGQTTPSSPECAADEKFANTWYFGFKAGLDLNQASADSLPKVLTDGAMDAPAGSGVMSDKDGKILFYSNGETVWNGDGTVMTNGTGLAGNRFTTDGPLPLKMPGIPQPGQPTRYLLFTLNSTVGLSYSEITIPAGGGPGTVVAATKNTPLARGTAEKLTGVFHKNGCDIWVITHGWGDAKSGNDNRGDAFLAYRVRQAAGYVGPVLIDAPIPSTVGSLHAPSVSALGYKGQMKVTPDGQRLALARYSEVVGDSSSTVELFGFDTSTGQVSANPQVPYIVDSGEGKYYGVGFSPGSYLYATVRNPPKLLQFDISGRGPVTKQDIPLKQKTPADLGSLQAAPDGKIYVARDNQPALGFISYPDSLGAKVGYADDSLQLGGRLSGLGLVNFNQSSLLRVGPSAEITGCRQITFTAPPIDFDNKRYLWTFGDGTTSTEENPVHTYATPGNYTVTLRITTDCFCRESPGLIQVPDLPVPGSIAAPQTLCAGTAPATLTSIASASSDADLPLRYQWESSTDNTTFTAITGANGPTYTPPSSLPVGTTYFRRRVQLLLPDQSGPYCESRTTASVAITVLPALTPGSIAANQTVCAGSPVAPLTSTAPATGGTGTFAYQWESSTDNTTFTAISGATGETFTPGALTVTTYFRRQVLSGACTTTPSNVVTITVVPALVAGTIAANQSICAGGTPAPLTSETPATGGAGTIDYQWESSADNVTFASINGANGPTFAPGTLTATTYFRRRASSGTACAPVVSNVVTITVAPALTAGTIGSDQTLCPGATPAPLTSTAPAAGGTGALAYQWESSTDNTTWTAIPGATSETFAPGALTVTTYFRRAATSGACGPVYSPAVTLTVLPALVAGSIAADQTVCAGATPAPLTSAAGASGGTGTFAYQWESSANNSTWTAIAGATSADYAPGPLTASTYFRRRVTSGACGPEYSSSVLITVLPALTAGTIGSNQTLCPGATPAPLTSTAPAAGGTGALAYQWESSTDNSNWSAIAGATGETFASGPLTGTTFFRRRVATGPCGPVFSNVVTLTVLPALTAGTIGSNQTVCPGATPAPLTSTASASGGTGAFAYQWESSLDNSTWTAVAGATGETIAPGPLTVTTYFRRRVTSGACGPEYSPSVVLTVLPELLAGSISADQDVCAGTAPNPLSGGGASGGTGTFAYQWESSTDNSNWSAIAGATTPTFAPGPLQATTYFRRRVTSGTGTCATAVSNVVTIRVTPLVTPTVTLATPPVQCPGTPLPFTAVATNAGTAPTFQWFVNNVAVASGPTFTSSTVVTGDQVRVQVTPTAGLCSTGPAVATVTVTRTPTPQPTLTITVQPGGPVCLGAPLTFSIANVTEAGPTPTYQWQVNGSDVAGATGPVFTSTTLRAGQIVTLRLRTTNICAQPVTAVSNGIPVQIQPPVDVDAGPDREILAGTSITLEGRADGTYPVRWTPAAGLTFRGDSLRPVASPRVTTTYTLSAGAGGCADSDQVTITVRPAIRIPNAFSPNGDGRDDTWQIEFIEQFPDNTVSVFNRWGNRVFSANNYGRANEWRGDINGQPAPVGTYYYVVVTKGPLGKSYSGSITILY
- a CDS encoding DUF4159 domain-containing protein — its product is MPAPFTFVRLQYRSGDWDAVDERMPANLLHSLVQYTKVPVNAKEKVVALDSPELFRYPFCYLSGHRLVQFSAPEKKNFEQYVRGGGFVFVDDCNHDIDGLFARSFEEQMRVCFGAGALKKLPKTHPIYSQFFKFPEGPPNTGFELNGWGDDLVHDYLKGIEINGRLAVLYSNKDYGCEWDYDFRNKRFLAEDNTKFGVNIILYALTA
- a CDS encoding porin family protein, translating into MKHVLIFLTALLLATSAHAQFGIKAGVNAAVLDGDNLGSTSTTYKTYYHAGVFYEAELIGPVSIQPELLYSLQGSSFKDAVGNYDAKLHYLNLPVLAKVTVGPVFVEAGPQFGLLLRKDASGDLNVSSSGNGPYSGYKRGDLSLCAGAGLKLGNLLLGGRFNAGVNDINDVKNLSGANDSRLRNRVIQAYVALQFDND
- a CDS encoding PorP/SprF family type IX secretion system membrane protein translates to MKKALLLLLLPLLLLAAGPALAQQQAQYSQYMNNNYILNPGTTGVEDYIDVKTSYRTQWTGLEGAPKTYYLTASSSLGKWRSTSKRTLHDRRRPFHAVGGMVYRDVTGPTSRTGAYLSYAYNLVLTPKIRAALGVSAGMQQFAVDGQQLRFYDTTSYAGSAASRVLDGSIGLWVYSSNFYVGISGAQLLGNKLDFSYELNGEGTGTGNTLKRHYFATAGVRVPLSDDWSLVPSVLVKAVNPAPLSLDINAKLKYQDLLWVGASWRAFDSVVGMVGLSYEQLTVGYSYDAGLSELAGYHGGSHEVLVGLRLKKKAQVVCTNRFW